One genomic region from Microcystis panniformis FACHB-1757 encodes:
- a CDS encoding ISL3 family transposase, giving the protein MWINFDQLLDLPNVTVVNYQKIAQTIFLKLALLNETIECPNCHQTLDRINQTEYNLVRDLSILGNPVYLEVPRRQFHCQKCQKYISERLSFMRLRQHHTIRYESMIYERVKNCSIEEISREEGLGWSEVELIFNHCAKELEKEEWEAPERISLDEFSNLKGHKDFITTVVDMDKKILLDVIKGHKQEELMEALKAQPDAVREKVKEVSVDMWSGFTAVIKELFPNAKIIYDRFHVMAIINDELNKLRKLMGVHEKGLPHLLWKNKEDLKDEQKQQLEVILKEHPCLGIAGEMKEEIRQIYQSSRTFRGAERKLEKWIRIGGILYESSARMIQKHLPGICNYFENQTTNGLIEGMNTKIKLIKRMSYGFTNFEHLRLKLFACFNS; this is encoded by the coding sequence ATGTGGATAAATTTTGATCAACTCCTCGATTTACCAAATGTAACAGTGGTCAATTATCAAAAAATTGCTCAGACAATTTTCCTAAAGCTTGCTCTTTTAAATGAAACAATTGAATGTCCGAATTGCCATCAAACCTTAGACAGAATCAATCAGACAGAGTATAATCTAGTCAGAGACTTGTCAATATTAGGTAATCCAGTATATTTAGAAGTACCACGCCGTCAGTTTCATTGTCAAAAGTGCCAAAAGTATATCAGCGAAAGACTGAGTTTTATGAGATTAAGACAGCATCATACAATTCGCTATGAATCGATGATTTATGAGAGAGTAAAAAATTGTAGCATCGAAGAAATAAGTCGAGAAGAAGGGTTAGGATGGTCAGAAGTTGAGTTAATATTTAATCACTGTGCTAAAGAACTAGAAAAGGAAGAGTGGGAAGCACCAGAACGAATAAGCTTAGATGAATTTAGTAACTTAAAAGGACATAAAGATTTCATCACAACGGTCGTAGATATGGACAAGAAAATTTTACTAGATGTGATTAAAGGACATAAGCAAGAAGAATTAATGGAAGCCTTAAAAGCACAGCCAGACGCAGTTCGGGAGAAAGTGAAAGAAGTGAGCGTCGATATGTGGTCAGGATTTACAGCAGTGATCAAGGAATTATTTCCCAATGCTAAAATCATCTATGACCGTTTTCATGTAATGGCTATCATCAATGACGAGCTTAATAAATTGAGAAAGTTAATGGGGGTGCATGAAAAAGGATTACCTCATTTATTATGGAAGAATAAAGAGGACTTAAAGGACGAGCAAAAACAACAACTAGAAGTTATTCTGAAAGAACATCCATGCTTAGGAATAGCCGGGGAAATGAAAGAAGAAATTAGACAAATTTATCAAAGTAGTAGAACGTTCAGAGGTGCTGAGAGAAAATTGGAAAAATGGATAAGAATAGGCGGGATATTATATGAAAGTAGTGCCAGGATGATCCAGAAGCATTTGCCAGGTATTTGTAATTACTTTGAAAATCAGACAACCAACGGATTAATTGAGGGAATGAATACCAAAATAAAGCTTATTAAAAGAATGAGTTATGGATTTACCAATTTTGAACATCTTCGACTTAAGCTGTTTGCTTGCTTTAATTCATAA
- a CDS encoding IS5-like element ISMae4 family transposase, whose product MFISKIMDYQNLSDEQFKRRFGVYKQTYRKMVESVKSVEADSNSPSKRGPKPKLSIEEQVLVTLEYWREYRTYFHIGTSWELSESTICRIVNKTEKMLLQSGNFRLKGKKALLNQAEIPVITVMDVTETPIERPQKKQKDFLGGKRGYHTLKSQLVADQNTEEIICVFCGKGRGHDFSLFKKSRVRFHPLTTSIEDSGYQGIAAYHSNSYTPKKKSKNRKLTELEKEYNKALAKERIIIEHINRKLKTFKILSCKYRNRRRRYSLRVNLLAAIYNCELGIGIAAS is encoded by the coding sequence ATGTTTATTAGCAAAATTATGGATTATCAAAACTTATCAGATGAACAATTCAAACGCCGTTTCGGTGTGTATAAACAAACCTATAGAAAGATGGTAGAATCAGTAAAAAGTGTTGAAGCCGACTCTAATTCACCATCTAAAAGGGGACCGAAACCTAAACTATCTATAGAAGAACAAGTTTTAGTAACGTTAGAATATTGGCGAGAATATAGAACATACTTTCACATTGGTACAAGCTGGGAACTATCAGAATCAACTATATGTCGGATTGTAAATAAGACGGAAAAAATGCTTTTACAATCGGGAAACTTCCGTTTAAAAGGAAAAAAAGCTTTACTCAATCAAGCAGAGATACCGGTCATAACGGTAATGGATGTAACGGAAACTCCCATTGAACGCCCCCAAAAGAAACAGAAAGATTTTTTGGGAGGTAAAAGAGGTTATCATACTTTAAAATCCCAATTAGTAGCTGATCAAAATACCGAGGAAATTATCTGTGTCTTTTGTGGGAAAGGTAGAGGTCATGATTTTAGTTTATTTAAAAAAAGTCGAGTTCGTTTTCATCCTTTAACTACCAGCATAGAAGACAGTGGTTATCAGGGAATAGCTGCATACCATAGTAATAGTTATACACCGAAAAAGAAATCGAAAAATAGAAAATTAACAGAGTTAGAAAAAGAGTATAACAAGGCTTTAGCCAAAGAAAGGATTATCATTGAACATATAAATAGGAAACTCAAAACCTTTAAAATCTTATCCTGTAAATATCGGAATCGTCGTCGAAGATATAGTTTAAGAGTTAACTTGTTGGCGGCTATTTATAACTGTGAGTTAGGGATAGGTATAGCAGCTTCTTAA
- a CDS encoding IS1634 family transposase has protein sequence MVEGVKKIPTQIKSERIDDLPVIIHWLKQMKVAEMIDENLEKPHGNRTGLSYGELAVLLLTYIISEGDHRMCCLETWVNEHQRSLEGITGWKIGEKEATDDRCGELLRTLGSSDSLDQIERELCQYLVKAYELPTEKARSDTTSFSVHHQIIEEQKESSLLKFGYSKDKRPDLRQYRQMLATLDPVGLPLLGMTLAGNGTDEKDYVPTWRKMTEILGKKDFLYLADSKASSYENRAKIQAEGGNYCFPLAMSQPRPKLLADWLSNPPNEMIKIVETEVGLGEKEIGSGFEVPLGSIWVDPESKKRYQWNERWLVVKSNALASRQIKGLGSRLIKGEEKLLSLQKRPGKDEKVLEQKVREALQKLGLTRYITYSIEKKQSYKKVYKGLGHRSVLSSYRRVRETKLILSYTRLNAEIEAFKTIVGWRLYVTNTNKEQLSLTEAVSADQEQWQPERGFHRFKKGRLSALPIYFRDEDKIKGLMFLLTIALRVFTLMEFVVRRQLRQSQSSLAGLYDGNPKRSTDRPTAEQMLKAFRNLTLYIERDGKTEISCLNEVQQQILRLMNIPESIYTTDFFADG, from the coding sequence TTGGTTGAAGGAGTTAAGAAAATTCCCACACAGATAAAGTCAGAACGAATAGATGATCTCCCGGTGATTATTCATTGGTTAAAACAAATGAAAGTGGCAGAGATGATAGACGAGAATCTGGAAAAGCCTCACGGAAATCGCACAGGATTAAGCTATGGGGAACTAGCAGTATTATTACTGACCTATATCATCAGCGAAGGAGATCATAGAATGTGTTGTCTAGAAACGTGGGTAAATGAACATCAAAGAAGTCTGGAAGGGATAACGGGATGGAAAATAGGAGAAAAAGAAGCAACGGACGACCGTTGTGGAGAGTTATTAAGAACATTGGGTTCATCAGACAGTTTAGACCAGATAGAGAGAGAATTATGTCAATATCTGGTCAAAGCTTACGAATTACCGACCGAAAAAGCTCGCAGTGACACAACGAGTTTCTCAGTGCATCATCAAATTATAGAAGAGCAAAAAGAATCATCACTCTTAAAATTCGGATATAGTAAAGACAAACGACCCGATTTAAGGCAATATCGTCAAATGTTGGCTACATTAGACCCGGTAGGACTTCCCTTACTAGGAATGACTCTGGCAGGAAATGGAACAGATGAGAAGGATTATGTACCCACATGGCGAAAAATGACAGAAATACTCGGAAAAAAAGATTTCTTATATTTAGCCGACTCAAAAGCCTCAAGTTATGAGAATCGGGCAAAAATCCAAGCAGAAGGAGGAAATTACTGTTTTCCCTTGGCCATGAGTCAACCTCGCCCTAAACTGTTAGCTGATTGGCTAAGTAATCCCCCCAATGAAATGATTAAAATCGTGGAAACTGAAGTGGGATTAGGAGAGAAAGAAATCGGCTCTGGTTTTGAAGTTCCTTTGGGAAGTATATGGGTTGACCCAGAAAGTAAAAAACGTTATCAGTGGAATGAAAGATGGTTAGTAGTGAAATCAAATGCCTTAGCCTCCCGTCAGATAAAAGGCTTAGGAAGTCGTTTAATTAAAGGAGAAGAAAAATTATTATCTCTGCAAAAAAGACCTGGTAAAGATGAGAAAGTTTTAGAGCAAAAGGTACGAGAAGCTCTGCAAAAACTAGGATTAACTAGGTATATCACATACTCAATTGAGAAAAAGCAAAGCTATAAGAAAGTATATAAAGGTCTTGGCCACCGTAGTGTTCTATCTTCTTATCGTCGAGTTCGTGAAACGAAATTAATTCTTAGTTACACTCGTTTAAACGCAGAAATTGAGGCTTTTAAGACGATAGTGGGTTGGCGTTTATATGTCACAAATACTAACAAAGAACAATTATCTTTGACAGAAGCGGTATCAGCTGATCAAGAACAATGGCAACCGGAAAGGGGATTTCATCGTTTTAAAAAAGGTCGCTTATCTGCCTTACCCATTTATTTTCGAGACGAAGATAAGATTAAGGGGTTGATGTTTTTGTTAACGATTGCTTTAAGGGTTTTTACTTTGATGGAATTTGTGGTGCGTCGTCAATTACGTCAATCTCAATCTAGTTTGGCTGGACTCTATGACGGAAACCCTAAACGCAGCACTGACCGTCCTACGGCTGAACAGATGTTAAAAGCGTTTAGAAATCTCACTTTATATATTGAGCGAGATGGAAAGACGGAAATCTCTTGTCTTAATGAGGTACAACAACAAATCTTGCGGTTAATGAATATTCCAGAATCCATTTATACGACTGACTTCTTTGCTGATGGATAA